The window CCGGCGCACCGAGAAGATGCAGACCAGGAAGGTGAGTGTCGCCACGCGTTGCTGTAGGAAGTACTTCATGCGCTGACGGGCTTCCCCCTCCAGTGAGATGACAACTGAGTCACCGTGGAAACATTCTGGTGTCATCGTCTCTTGTGATGCTCGATCCGGTTTTTGACGCGTTCGTAAACCCGCCGCATGTCGAACACGTGACGTGGACGTTTGTAATGAGCGCTGAAAGCGTCGTCCTTCTCTCGGGCAGCTTTGGAGGATGCTACTAGTCGGGATAATTAACAAAAGCCGAGCACGAGAACTGTGGCCACTTTAACAGACAACCTTCATTTCAGgcttttatttagttataaaTCCTTAAATCTGCCAACCTCGTTCCTCCATTTTTCAACACAAGTGGCTTCTGTGATATTATTTGCATGGAAGTTCCTGATGTAAGAATAATTAGTGAGAAACAATTCATGGTTATTTAAAACAACTATTGCAGCGCCGCCTCTTTTGAAATGACAAACTATCGCTTGGTGCTTTAGTCGGTGAGGCTGCTCGGCTGAACATCGACTCTTCTGAGGGATGTTTACGCCACCAAGTGGTCATTTGAAGAATTTCTGCCTTGGTGTTGACTTTGGTCTAACGAACTGGTTTGCTTTCATCCAATCAAATGTTCCAAAACTACCCGatgttgatttttgaatttgatGCACATAAATTAACCTCATAAGTGTCATTTAAATAGGTGGTTTTGTGAGGCTCGACGCGTTGGGTGAAGGCCAGGCCTACgtttttattttagctttaacccGACTTGTTCTGCGCttgctcatctcctcctcccaccactCAGAACCGCAAGAACGACGAGGCGTCCTACGAGAAGATGCTGAAGCTGCGCCGGGACCTCAGCCGGGCCGTCACCATCCTGGAGATGAtcaagaggagggagaagagtaAGCGAGAGCTGCTGCACCTCACACTGGAGATCTTTGAGAAgaggtgagcacacacacacgattcatTGGTACGTAGACTTTATGAAGGAAGAAGTCCGGTAGCTGCTCCGACTGGAGAGAAACTGAAGGTAAAtcccgccccaccccccccttctcttttccaGAAACGTCATGTCTGACTACAGTGGCGAGGTCATGGCCGAGGTGCTGGCTGAGCGGGCGCTGGTGAGGCCGCAGATCATTCCCCTGGTCCCAGTCACGAACCAGTacagacaccaggaccacatgGACCACAAGGACTACAAGTGCAAGGTGAGGCTCCCTGTTGGGATCAGGGTCCTGACGCTGGACTGTGGGGGGGGTTTTATTAGTATTTCCCTCCTGTGTCTTCGGCCCCTAAACGGACATTGTCCAGCTTGTTGACGCATTCTTAAATAGAATTTCCTGATTTAAACGTGGCCGATGAGTCATGAGTTGTCTCTCCTTCAGCCTGAGAAGACGGAGGTCCCCCGTCTGAAGAGGAAGTacgagaagaagcagaaggtgTTGCCTCTCTCGTCGggcgccccccaccacccgggGCCCGTCGTCTTCAACGCCAAGGACCTCAACCAGTACGACTTCCCCAGCTCGGACGACGAGCCCTTCTCGCAGGTTCGTGTCCAGGTCCATCTAGACTCCTTCGATGCCTTGTTCTGCTCTTCcactgacctttaacctctgcGTCCACAGCTGCACTCGGGCTCatcggaggcggaggaggagaacgacCCCGACGGCGCTTATGCCTTTCGCAGGAAGTCGGGCTGCCAGTACTACGCTGTAAGTACCCTGCTCGCCCCGTGTGGCGGGAACGGTCTCTTTTAAAGCTTTAATCCTAGAAGCCGTCATGGAACCTCGCGGCTGTAGATGCAATTAAAGGTTTCCTGCGTTGAGCTTCCTGCAGCTGATATCAATTGTTGTGGGTTTTATAGCAACAAAGTACTCAGAGGAAAGATTTTAAGGTCACGCTGAGAGttgatggtgtgtgtttctgctcaAGTCTCATCAGGACCGCGTGGGTAGCTGGCCGTGGTGCGGACCCGCGGACGGCGGCTTGGCAGAAGCTCGCTTCCGCTACAGCTTCACCACGCTCACCGTGCCGCGGCGCTGCCTCGGCCTGGCTCGCCGACGCTTGGGACGCGGCGGCAGGTCGGTTCACTTTCTGTTCTTTCCATGTTCCATTTTCTGGCAGACATTTTTATTGACGTGTCCCACTGTCTCCCCGTCCCCCTCAGGGTGCTGCTGGACAGAGCGCTCACAGACTACAATAACGTTTTCCACGGACTGGACCCAGAACAGCTCGACttgcctccccccctctcgccGCCGCCTCCTACAACTACTTCACGCTCGCCGGCCGCCGACAGGTTCGCCGGTACCTCAGAAACAAATACCTCGGACAGAAGTTCCCCCTGCAACGCCTCTCGCTCGCCCCCCTCTTCCACGGACCTCAGTCACATACTGTTGAATATACGGTCGTGCCGATGGCGGCACTTTAGACCACGGACACTACCACTACACGAGCTGGACGACGCCCACCCGCTATTCAGGAAGTTGAGTCGTGACCTGAAGCGACCGATCTCCAGCTGCGCAGCCGGGGGCCGGCCGTTCGGCTCTCAGCGGCCGGCGAGGGTCGTCGCCGCGCCGCCGCCCGTCGCTGGTAGGTGGCCGAAGgaatgcacgcacgcacgcacgagcTGCGGGGGCTCCCGTGTTCCCCCACCGCCCCCTCTGGTCATAAGTCATCTGTTGAATTAGGACGGAACACGCGGCTGGTCTCTCGTTCCCTTCAGCATTACTTGGTAGAGATACCAGGGTTCCCGCGGGTCCTTaaagtcttaaaatgtcttaaattaaaattcgggtaattaaggtcttaaattgtcttaaatttcacgTAAAGTTGCTGTAGGTATTAATTTTTTTGCCGGTGCGCTTAATGCCGACGAGAAAGCACAGTGGCGCGTCGTAAAACATCTAATAGttgattaatttagtattgTGCGAAATGAGTCTCCGCAATTAAATAGCTGTTTACGGCACGTCGGCTACGGACGCTGACGTCAGGCTGCGTGTCGCCACTACGCGGTTGGCGAtgtgaggttgaaaatgcaaagaagttggaagtgcaaatttaacgacaagtggatggaagaggatgCACTTAGGAGGCGGTTGGCGCCGGTTGAGaacaacaatgaggcaatgtgtaaactaaaaagaccttttcattcgGGACCGTGGGGCTCAAAGCCGCCGAGTCGCACGTGGaaggaggaaagcaccagcgatacgttgcagcagctagccacagcggggccaggttaatccctgctacgacgttacaagttcagtttcatttcaacaccaaACACCCAAAAGGTACTGTGGGTTCTCCACACTGTGACGAGGCACAATTCATTTAACTCAAATGATGACGTACTGTACGTGGCGTCTTTGCCGCCATGTTCCCCGATTCCAAATGtttttgatttccattgtaggaggcaataaattgcgtattccaaagaaattttaaattaaatcttaaattatatttgaggtcttaaaaagcattaaattttacttttgaaatggtgcaagaaccctgGATACTTTTTATCCGGGTGTTGACATATTTGCCACTGAGgtgagttttattttttgtcaccTGCCGTAATGAAGGCCAACATTCCTTTCTGCCTTAATGAATTCATGTTGAAGTCGTCGGCGTATCGATGGAGCGCCTGAAGCACGCGTTTTTAATGAAGAGATAAAATAGAAACTCGTGGGACCACGTTGGTGTCTGCGTCTCAATTAAGGCGACGAGACGCTGGCAGATTAAATTACAGAAGGAAGACGTTTCATTTATTGGAGGGGAAACGTGTTTGGTTCCTTCAAGCGGCGCCAATAAGTGGCGTCAGACTCCCTCACAGCGCACGCCGTGTGTCAGCGTTTTATTTAGTGTTTGCGAGTCCAGATTTGTAaccggctcgtgtgtgtgtgtgtgtgtgtgtccccccccacaGCTCTCACAGCCGAACAGTACCAGCAGCATCAGGAGCAGCTGGCCCtgatgcagaaacagcagctggagcagatccagctgcagcagcaagccAACAGCACCGCCACTACAAACAGCAcaaaggtggggggggcggtgggtCGCTTCTGGTCCTCCCGCTGAGTTGTTTCCCCTCGGCACCGACTGACCGGCCTTTTTGCTTCCCTACGACAGGGCCCGGCGAACACTCTGGACCAGGCCGGCGCCCAGTTTGCCGCCTCGGCCCTCGTCACCCCCGACAAACTGCTGGCTCTCAAGACCAAGGAGGAGCCAGCCCTGGGAGGCGGAGTCAACGGCGTCCTCCCCCCCTCAGGTACTATACGGTCATTGATTCAACGAGCGCCAGTGGGCGAGTAATCGAGGCCTTTTTGTTAACTTTCATTTCTGCTCCTCCGCCACCACcttccgccctcctcctccacccggccTCTCTTCACCCCCCAGGTGTCTACAAGGGCTTGCACCTCTCGAGCACAGCAtccccctcccccgctgccctggctccacccacctccagCCCGTCACCCGCCTCGCTCCACccctgcgccgccgccgccaccaccaccagctccaccccCGCCACCAGTAACAACAACGGCACCGCccaccccgccgccgccgccactcaGGTCCTGCTGGGAACCAACAACGGCAACAGCGGCCTCCGCCTGGGCGTCCCCGCCGGCAAGCGCGTCCACGCCCCACGGACGCTAAGCGCCGCCATGTCCACCTCCGCCTTAAAGCTCGCCCACGCTGCCACCGCCAACTGTCAGAAGCCCAAGGTCACCGCGGCCTCGGCCTCGCCGCTGGACGTAGCGCCCAGGTGAGCGAACGCATACAGACATCTGCTGTGTTTGGAGATGAAACGCCGCTGACTGTCTGTGTCTTCTTCCATCAGGGAGAACCACGAACAAGAGAAGCCCCCCCTGAACAGTCTGTCAGAGAACACAGTGGCCATGGAGGTGACGTAGCCTCCCGTACGCAGCGGCTGACTCCACCCtccacgcttttttttttttttttttggtgctatGCATCGTTGGTTAGTGGTGAAAGCAAAGTAGTGGCGGAACGAGCGCGGCGAAGGCAGAGTTTCCACGGCAACCGGTTTGGGACTTAATTGCAATGCTCGTCTcgtacaaatctttttttttttctctctctccccgctcCCCCATTTGCCCTTTTTGTTACTGTTAATAAGAGATCGTATGTAAATCCTTAATATGGAAATTATATGTACAGTACTGCATATTTGTAATACCCCCCCAGTTCTTGTATATAACATTACTTGAATACAGAATTGTTCATTTGTGATGTTTTGCACTCGatattgaaaaacaaacacaaaaaaagaatcaaaattaaaaagagaaaacgaCAAACTGGTGCGAGTGTGACAGTTCAACCTCGAGAGGCGTGCACGGCCCACGTGCACGCAGCCCGACCTGCTGTCTGATCTAATTTATTGTGCCGTGTTTACAAACATTTTCCTTTCTCCgttcatgttttctttaatcttttattttaatgtaaatcGTTCTTCACACACTGAACCCGCTCGGCGCCGCAGTCGCTGCTTGATACGTTTTTGCATCTATTCTTCGGTTGTTCCACCTCGTGGAGTCGGGTGGGAATCAGTTTGTCGGGTTCTTTGGTTTCCCCGGTTCTCTTCCACACAAATAGTAATATTCCTGAGACAAGTAACAAAACAACGATGACGACTCTTCCCAGAATGCTTTGCTGCTTCCTGGGAAAAGAGTCCTGGTGATTTTCTGCgttgatgtgtttgtttttttgttttttgccctcTGGTCCAGAGcctcatttatttgtatttctcttAAAGatgccccctccacccccccgccccacatttaacatttttgaaTTCTTCAcgttgttttaatttttttcacacaaacttcattattttgttacttgttcttttaaaaaaaaatgtatacggGAGTCCAAACAGCAGTAAGTGACATTTATCATTCCAGCTTCTTCACTTAAAACacgttttcctcctttttttttttaaggaaaagaCTTTGAATCACCAGACGGCTGAAAGTCATCGGAGGCCTTGAGGAAAAAacgttacaaaaaaacaaacaaatgtaaaaagaaatctCTTCTGTGAAGAGTTTGGTACGGAacaaggctacttgtagtttaTCTTTGTCTGtaccatgaccccccccccccccccatgcccgCTCCACTTGATTCatgagtttttgtttttgtagacTCTCACACGGGAAGGACTTAAGAATCCTCTTGAATTGTCATGAAATAAAAACCCAGGGCATTGTGTGTTGTGAGCAGCACGTCTCATTTGTCCTCCAGGAAGGATGTTTTGGGTTCAAGCAGCTGATTTAGATCAATGTTTGAATTGATTTAATTTtcatctatttttatttttttatttttttttatgaatccGAATCAGACGGAGGCGGCGTTGCACCAACAGTTTGTCAAAGGAGTCTGGAGGCTTTAAAGGGCATTCAGTGATGTTCTAAATGGCATTTCATAATCAGCACCAACGGATCAGAAAGTCAGTTGAGTTTTTAATTAAAGCCACTTAAAATAACCTGAAAGCTTTTCATGAGGGGTGTGCTTTGTTCTATTTTTAGCCATCTAACCGAAAACATTACAATAAAACTCACTGACTTCAAAAGAGGAACAACTGCAAACATTatgtataacacacacacacacacacacacacaccagctctgATCAATTAACCTTGTGAATCGGTCGGCAAAAAAGTGGATTCTGTTCTATAGCAGCAGTCAATCTGTGTGAATGTGGGTCAATGGTATGAAAGAAGGCACGTTTTTTCACGGGGAATTCACTTTTTCTACATCGTGCGGATGTGCTGATGTAGCACGAAAGAAGCAGAGACATCTGAGAGACAGATTTatctgcagagaggagatgaaacCTGGAGGGAAGTCAAGAGCTTTGAAGCTTTACAGATAAAAGTGGATAAACGAAGTGAATTTCACGGAGTTTACTGAACTCGTCACGAGAGGTTTGAGTCCTGGGTTCCAGACGGCAATGTCTCAATAATTTTGATCCCCTGAAGACTTGATTATCTACTTTTTCATGCAAAAAAGGCTACAaaatgttttgaagcttctcAAAAGTGGATATTTTCTGCTTCACTTTTCATTtatatgatataaaaaaaagtactATGAATATTTAAAACTAGGAGAATATTAACTGCAAGGACCGCAAGTAGAAGTACTTCACGATTTAATTATACGTATTTCTTACTCTCCACCGCTGGTTTGTGGTGAAGAACGCGCAGCTAAAACAGGATATTTTGATCCCACAGGATTACATAATCCATAAAATCCCCTCAAATCAATTACTCCCGAGAGGAAACGATGGAGAGGAAAGCGTGCATCCTTGTTTTAGCTCCTGTGTGCACAGATGGTTGGTACAcggcgccccctggtggtccaACTAGGAACCCTGCATGATTATTCAGTATAAGCTTCCATCTTCTGTTAAACAGTCATGAGCTGCAAAGAGCAGATATCTGGTCATCGATGATCCTCCTAGTTTGAGTCACAAAAGTGAGACTTGCATCTTGAAATCATTATACAGGAATTATGCAGACGTGGGATCATATTTGTTTATTAGGTCAGAGCTCTCAACACTACTTACAGGTTAGAAAATAAAGTGACATTTACCCAAAAAGGTGCACGTATATTTATGTCTCCAGAACACGTGAAAAAGGAGTGATTTCATTTCAGCTTTATTTACTCAAGGCGCAGACACGCAGCGTCCCTTCAAACCGCTCAGCTCTCCGCTGCTCCACAGTCACGCTTTGTTAGATATTGTGCAAATACACAGAAATAtttagaggttaggtgtctcgCTGGAGGGACGGAAACCAGCAGGTTACTTCAGAGAGGTTTCTGATGCCGGGACACACGTTggacttcctgtctgttgtgGAGGCTGCAGGTTGTTATGGTGTCATTTTGAGGATTAATTAATCcttaaaatcaaacaaaataaacatttccccTGAATagtttaagttaaaaaaaaacaggattgtCAGAAATAAATGCTACATTTCAATATCACGTCCCTCCTGTAGTATTTGATCAATTAGTGCCTTGAGAATAATTAAGTGAATCAAGTAAAtcaaaacttaatttaattcaaCTATTAAGTAAATCTAGTGAGCCCTGTATTACTCAGACGGTAATAAAAACACTCTAAATTCagccaaatacacaaaaaaaaattatcTGCCTTTGCTGAAAATGTGATAGTATTAAAACCTTTTacccattattactattattattatgactGAGACCAGAAAAAACAGTTATAGGAATATAGatcatcacacacatgcagtttcACTGTGAAAAGTAAATCATCTGCAGGGACGTTTGAGTTCGGCTCAAAGTGaaagaaacaaattaaataCGGTGTAAAAACTCAGGCGGCTCTCGTGTGACGAACTCTGTCAGTTCCTGTGATGGACGACGATTTTATAAAAGTGAAACTATTCCGAAGGTTCCGAAGAGCAACCGTGAGGATTCAAAAGGTCCCGTTCACACAAATACAGGAAAACCAACATCCTGCGCTTTGTTGTACCTTGTTACTGGTTATCGGTGACATAAACCAGCCCCCCGACCCACTGAacccttttctgttttcatgtCCGCGAACTGACCAAAGAGGCCGGTAGGAGGTTTGTCGTCGTGGGAAACCACACCCCACCAGGGCGGATCCGGAAAGGGTCTCCTGGTTTGAGTGAACTGACCCTTTAGACGCCTCCGGTGCGGGGTGGCTTCCGGCTccgcctccccccgcctcctcaGCTCACCCCGGACCCCCCGCCTCAGATCCGGTTGGACATCATCCCGGTGTTCAGCTTCAGGAAGAAGGAGCGGAGCTTGCACAGCGGGCACCGCgggttcttcctcttcttcttgccccCCCGGCCCTTCTTGTACACTCCGTGGTAcctgccctcctccctctcctccacctcctcctccacccagggCACCCAGGCGCCGGCGTGCCGGGCCGGGTCGGCCCGCGGGTCGTCCGGCGGGAAGTAAACCGGCACGGCCGACTGGTTGTAGTGGGCGAGCCGGGCCATCAGCCTGCGGACCACGTCCGGCCTCTGGCCCG is drawn from Gasterosteus aculeatus chromosome 3, fGasAcu3.hap1.1, whole genome shotgun sequence and contains these coding sequences:
- the LOC120816083 gene encoding enhancer of polycomb homolog 1 isoform X3; translation: MVIPVPEAESNITYYESLYPGEFKMPKQLIHIQPFSLDAEQPDYDLDSEDDAFVNKLKKKMEISFLQFEEMIDRLEKGSGQQAVSLPEAKLLLKEDDELIKEVFDYWSRKRKSSRANCLLSTVKQERRDGASTSDPYVAFRRRTEKMQTRKNRKNDEASYEKMLKLRRDLSRAVTILEMIKRREKSKRELLHLTLEIFEKRNVMSDYSGEVMAEVLAERALVRPQIIPLVPVTNQYRHQDHMDHKDYKCKPEKTEVPRLKRKYEKKQKVLPLSSGAPHHPGPVVFNAKDLNQYDFPSSDDEPFSQLHSGSSEAEEENDPDGAYAFRRKSGCQYYASHQDRVGSWPWCGPADGGLAEARFRYSFTTLTVPRRCLGLARRRLGRGGRVLLDRALTDYNNVFHGLDPEQLDLPPPLSPPPPTTTSRSPAADRFAGTSETNTSDRSSPCNASRSPPSSTDLSHILLNIRSCRWRHFRPRTLPLHELDDAHPLFRKLSRDLKRPISSCAAGGRPFGSQRPARVVAAPPPVAALTAEQYQQHQEQLALMQKQQLEQIQLQQQANSTATTNSTKGPANTLDQAGAQFAASALVTPDKLLALKTKEEPALGGGVNGVLPPSGVYKGLHLSSTASPSPAALAPPTSSPSPASLHPCAAAATTTSSTPATSNNNGTAHPAAAATQVLLGTNNGNSGLRLGVPAGKRVHAPRTLSAAMSTSALKLAHAATANCQKPKVTAASASPLDVAPRENHEQEKPPLNSLSENTVAMEVT
- the LOC120816083 gene encoding enhancer of polycomb homolog 1 isoform X1, encoding MSKLSFRARALDASKPLPVFRCEDLPDLHEYASINRAVPQMPTGMEKEEESEHHLQRAISAHQVYGEKRDSMVIPVPEAESNITYYESLYPGEFKMPKQLIHIQPFSLDAEQPDYDLDSEDDAFVNKLKKKMEISFLQFEEMIDRLEKGSGQQAVSLPEAKLLLKEDDELIKEVFDYWSRKRKSSRANCLLSTVKQERRDGASTSDPYVAFRRRTEKMQTRKNRKNDEASYEKMLKLRRDLSRAVTILEMIKRREKSKRELLHLTLEIFEKRNVMSDYSGEVMAEVLAERALVRPQIIPLVPVTNQYRHQDHMDHKDYKCKPEKTEVPRLKRKYEKKQKVLPLSSGAPHHPGPVVFNAKDLNQYDFPSSDDEPFSQLHSGSSEAEEENDPDGAYAFRRKSGCQYYASHQDRVGSWPWCGPADGGLAEARFRYSFTTLTVPRRCLGLARRRLGRGGRVLLDRALTDYNNVFHGLDPEQLDLPPPLSPPPPTTTSRSPAADRFAGTSETNTSDRSSPCNASRSPPSSTDLSHILLNIRSCRWRHFRPRTLPLHELDDAHPLFRKLSRDLKRPISSCAAGGRPFGSQRPARVVAAPPPVAALTAEQYQQHQEQLALMQKQQLEQIQLQQQANSTATTNSTKGPANTLDQAGAQFAASALVTPDKLLALKTKEEPALGGGVNGVLPPSGVYKGLHLSSTASPSPAALAPPTSSPSPASLHPCAAAATTTSSTPATSNNNGTAHPAAAATQVLLGTNNGNSGLRLGVPAGKRVHAPRTLSAAMSTSALKLAHAATANCQKPKVTAASASPLDVAPRENHEQEKPPLNSLSENTVAMEVT
- the LOC120816083 gene encoding enhancer of polycomb homolog 1 isoform X2, with amino-acid sequence MLEHHLQRAISAHQVYGEKRDSMVIPVPEAESNITYYESLYPGEFKMPKQLIHIQPFSLDAEQPDYDLDSEDDAFVNKLKKKMEISFLQFEEMIDRLEKGSGQQAVSLPEAKLLLKEDDELIKEVFDYWSRKRKSSRANCLLSTVKQERRDGASTSDPYVAFRRRTEKMQTRKNRKNDEASYEKMLKLRRDLSRAVTILEMIKRREKSKRELLHLTLEIFEKRNVMSDYSGEVMAEVLAERALVRPQIIPLVPVTNQYRHQDHMDHKDYKCKPEKTEVPRLKRKYEKKQKVLPLSSGAPHHPGPVVFNAKDLNQYDFPSSDDEPFSQLHSGSSEAEEENDPDGAYAFRRKSGCQYYASHQDRVGSWPWCGPADGGLAEARFRYSFTTLTVPRRCLGLARRRLGRGGRVLLDRALTDYNNVFHGLDPEQLDLPPPLSPPPPTTTSRSPAADRFAGTSETNTSDRSSPCNASRSPPSSTDLSHILLNIRSCRWRHFRPRTLPLHELDDAHPLFRKLSRDLKRPISSCAAGGRPFGSQRPARVVAAPPPVAALTAEQYQQHQEQLALMQKQQLEQIQLQQQANSTATTNSTKGPANTLDQAGAQFAASALVTPDKLLALKTKEEPALGGGVNGVLPPSGVYKGLHLSSTASPSPAALAPPTSSPSPASLHPCAAAATTTSSTPATSNNNGTAHPAAAATQVLLGTNNGNSGLRLGVPAGKRVHAPRTLSAAMSTSALKLAHAATANCQKPKVTAASASPLDVAPRENHEQEKPPLNSLSENTVAMEVT